From a single Botrytis cinerea B05.10 chromosome 4, complete sequence genomic region:
- the Bclys2 gene encoding Bclys2, producing MASTNFELPDPTSDLHWSAFRGAIQDIFTANAEAHPDRLCVVETASATSPRREFTYRQINEASNILAHHLVERGVQRNEVVMSYSYRGVDLVVTVMGILKAGAIFSVIDPSYPPDRQNIYLDVARPRALVVIDKATREAGELTEKVRNFIAENLDLKTYIPGLELKDDGTLVGGDDQGKDAFQGQQSSKAKSPGVVVGPDSTPTLSFTSGSEGRPKGVRGRHYSLAYYFDWMAEKFGLSKNDKFTMLSGIAHDPIQRDIFTPLFLGAQLLVPSKDDIQHERLAEWMREHGATVTHLTPAMGQILVGGASAEFPALHHSFFVGDILIKRDCKALQKLAPNVFIVNMYGTTETQRAVSYYEIPSRASDPQYLENMGNVIPAGKGMKDVQLLIVDRENRNRICDIGEIGEIYVRAAGLAEGYLGSDELNKAKFVDSWFVDNSKWVEEDAKNAKSLSEEPWREFYKGPRDRMYRSGDLGRYTPTGDVECVGRADDQVKIRGFRIELGEIDKYLSDHVMVMDNVTLVRRNKDEEQTLVSYIVPDMQKWAQWLEQLGLEDDTSGGEGIQGRLRRFWPLGEDIKKYLKTKLPSYAIPEVIIPLEKFPLNPNGKKDKPALPFPDAAQLQAARPVGAYSELSDSEKEVAAIWGSLIPTIDERTINPDDSFFDIGGHSILAQQMLFKVNKKWTGININMSVIFRNPTLKGFATEIARRSSSDGDVKEEVEVAEDYEGDAHALAKTLPSTFPSADEKITSTTPLTVFLTGATGFLGSYLMRDLLSRSQPIKVIAHVRALDSKAALDRVIQTCQAYGVWDPSWASRISCVVGNLGEPQLGLSPEDWKTVSETANVIIHNGAQVHWVYPYQNLKPANVKGTLDILSLCATGVPKRLSFVSSTSVLDTDHFVQQSRSGIAVSEEDDLSGSAKGLGTGYGQSKWVAEYLVRTAGSRGLRGTVVRPGYITGDKTSGVTNTDDFLIRMAKGCIQLSCRPRISNTVNQVPVNHVARVVIACALHPAKTPLGVAQVTSHPRLTFSQYLSTLETYGYNAPEVEYAVWSQKLVEYAANANPEKEQHALMPLYHFATSDLPADTIAPEMDDVNAAASLKADAEFTGEDLSAGGYLDENIMGNYLAYLAGIGFLSLPEEGKGKKLPEVKISPEQKIALLRVGGRGALV from the coding sequence ATGGCATCAACAAACTTCGAATTACCAGATCCAACATCAGACCTTCATTGGTCTGCGTTCCGTGGCGCTATCCAGGACATCTTCACTGCAAATGCGGAAGCTCATCCCGATAGACTTTGTGTTGTGGAAACTGCCTCGGCGACTTCCCCAAGGAGAGAATTTACCTACCGACAAATCAACGAAGCTTCAAATATCCTAGCCCATCATTTGGTGGAGCGTGGAGTCCAACGAAATGAAGTTGTCATGTCATATAGTTACCGTGGTGTGGACTTGGTTGTCACTGTCATGGGTATCTTGAAAGCCGGTGCTATATTCTCAGTTATTGATCCTTCGTACCCTCCTGATCGTCAAAACATCTACCTTGATGTTGCAAGACCAAGAGCTTTGGTTGTTATCGACAAAGCTACCAGAGAGGCTGGAGAGTTAACGGAGAAAGTGCGCAATTTCATCGCCGaaaatttggatttgaagacCTACATCCCAGGTCTGGAATTGAAGGACGATGGAACGTTGGTCGGCGGAGATGATCAAGGAAAAGATGCTTTCCAAGGCCAACAATCTTCGAAAGCTAAGAGCCctggtgttgttgttggacCCGATTCTACACCAACTTTGTCATTTACCTCCGGCTCGGAAGGTCGTCCAAAGGGTGTTCGAGGAAGACATTACTCTCTTGCATATTACTTTGACTGGATGGCTGAGAAATTTGGCTTGTCTAAGAATGACAAGTTCACAATGTTGAGCGGAATTGCTCATGATCCTATTCAAAGAGATATCTTTACACCTCTCTTTCTTGGTGCTCAATTATTGGTTCCATCAAAGGACGATATTCAACATGAAAGATTGGCTGAATGGATGAGAGAGCACGGTGCCACCGTTACTCATTTGACACCCGCAATGGGTCAAATTTTGGTTGGTGGAGCTAGCGCCGAATTTCCAGCTCTTCATCACTCATTTTTTGTCGGAGATATCCTGATTAAGAGAGACTGTAAGGCACTTCAGAAATTGGCACCAAATGTGTTCATTGTGAACATGTACGGAACAACCGAAACACAGCGTGCAGTCAGTTACTACGAGATCCCAAGCCGAGCCTCGGATCCACAATACTTAGAGAATATGGGAAATGTAATTCCAGCTGGAAAGGGCATGAAGGACGTCCAATTACTTATCGTTGATCGCGAAAACCGAAACCGCATCTGTGATATTGGAGAGATTGGCGAGATCTACGTTCGAGCTGCTGGACTTGCTGAAGGTTATCTTGGAAGTGACGAACTTAACAAGGCCAAGTTTGTTGACAGTTGGTTTGTTGATAACTCTAAGTGGGTCGAGGAAGACGCAAAGAACGCAAAATCCTTATCCGAAGAACCTTGGAGAGAATTTTATAAGGGCCCAAGAGATCGAATGTATCGATCAGGTGATTTGGGCCGATATACTCCAACTGGAGACGTAGAATGTGTTGGTCGTGCAGATGATCAAGTCAAGATTCGTGGTTTCAGAATTGAACTTGGTGAAATCGACAAATACCTCTCAGATCATGTCATGGTTATGGATAATGTCACTTTGGTCAGAAGAAATAAGGATGAAGAACAAACACTTGTCAGCTATATCGTACCTGACATGCAAAAGTGGGCTCAATGGTTAGAGCAATTGGGTCTCGAGGACGATACTTCCGGTGGAGAAGGAATTCAAGGAAGACTTAGAAGATTTTGGCCTCTCGGcgaagatatcaagaagtaTCTCAAGACTAAGCTGCCATCTTACGCCATTCCAGAAGTCATTATTCCTCTGGAGAAATTCCCTCTCAATccaaatggaaagaaggataAGCCTGCACTTCCATTCCCAGATGCTGCACAATTACAAGCCGCAAGACCAGTTGGTGCATATTCCGAGCTTTCAGATAGTGAGAAGGAGGTTGCAGCTATCTGGGGATCATTGATTCCTACTATTGATGAAAGAACAATTAACCCTGACGATTCATTTTTCGATATTGGAGGCCACAGTATCTTGGCGCAACAAATGCTTTTTAAGGTTAACAAGAAATGGACTGGTATTAACATTAATATGAGCGTCATCTTCCGAAACCCAACGTTGAAAGGATTCGCCACAGAGATCGCACGTAGATCGTCATCTGATGGTGATGTGAAGGAAGAAGTAGAGGTTGCCGAGGATTATGAAGGAGATGCGCATGCCCTTGCCAAAACCCTCCCATCAACATTCCCCTCAGCCGATGAGAAGATCACTTCAACCACACCTCTTACCGTCTTCCTTACAGGCGCTACTGGTTTCCTCGGCTCCTATCTTATGCGCGATCTTCTCTCCCGCTCTCAGCCTATCAAAGTTATTGCTCATGTGCGAGCACTCGATTCCAAGGCAGCTCTGGATCGTGTTATTCAAACTTGCCAAGCATACGGAGTCTGGGATCCCTCTTGGGCATCACGTATCTCGTGCGTCGTCGGTAACCTTGGGGAACCGCAACTAGGCCTCTCTCCGGAAGACTGGAAGACTGTCTCTGAGACTGCAAATGTTATCATTCATAATGGAGCCCAAGTTCATTGGGTCTACCCgtatcaaaatctcaagccTGCAAATGTAAAGGGAACTCTCGACATTCTTTCCCTTTGCGCAACTGGTGTTCCCAAACGTCTCTCCTTTGTCTCATCTACCTCCGTCCTTGACACAGACCACTTCGTTCAACAATCAAGATCTGGTATCGCTGTATCCGAAGAAGACGATCTCTCCGGTTCAGCAAAGGGTCTCGGAACAGGTTATGGTCAATCAAAATGGGTAGCCGAGTATCTCGTCCGTACAGCTGGCTCCCGCGGTCTCCGTGGCACAGTTGTTCGACCGGGTTATATTACCGGTGATAAGACCTCTGGCGTAACCAACACAGATGATTTCCTAATCCGTATGGCGAAAGGTTGTATTCAGCTCTCCTGCCGTCCACGTATCTCCAACACAGTCAATCAAGTCCCCGTCAACCACGTCGCGCGCGTTGTTATAGCCTGCGCTCTTCACCCTGCCAAAACACCACTTGGTGTCGCCCAAGTCACAAGTCATCCTAGACTAACGTTCTCTCAATACTTATCTACACTCGAAACATATGGTTACAATGCCCCTGAAGTCGAATATGCAGTCTGGAGTCAAAAACTTGTGGAATACGCCGCAAATGCCAATCCGGAGAAGGAACAACATGCACTTATGCCTCTTTACCATTTCGCTACATCAGATCTCCCAGCCGACACCATTGCTCCAGAGATGGACGATGTCAATGCTGCTGCCTCCCTTAAAGCGGATGCAGAATTCACGGGTGAGGATTTAAGCGCAGGTGGATATTTGGATGAGAACATCATGGGAAATTATCTTGCTTATTTGGCAGGTATTGGGTTTTTGAGCTTGCcggaggaggggaagggaaagaagttACCTGAGGTGAAAATTAGTCCTGAGCAAAAGATTGCATTGTTGAGAGTTGGAGGAAGAGGTGCGTTGGTTTGA
- the Bchem2 gene encoding Bchem2 produces the protein MSFSSLVQDLSFRDAASERRPPIRGPGSVSTYDDRASYVSRADSHVSRARSYASTAATSVSISGDIGSQLHGGYCHPLARSWQAERQLTKSMLIYPLFISDIEDEETLIPSLPDQHRRGINKVVPFLEPLVRKGLRSVILFGVPIAPNVKDALGTAADDPQGPVIATIRLLRQRFPQLFIVADVCLCEYTSHGHCGILRDDGSLNNQLSVDRVSDVAIAYAQAGAHCVAPSDMNDGRIRAIKLKLIEEGIAHRVVLMSYAAKFSGCLYGPFRDAAGSVPSFGDRKCYQLPPGGRGLARRAIERDIGEGADIIMVKPASQYLDIISDAKEIGKNMPVAAYQVSGEFAMIHAGAKAGVFDLKTMAIESSEGILRAGATIIVSYFTPQFLDWLES, from the exons ATGTCTTTCTCGAGCCTCGTACAGGATTTGTCTTTCAGAGATGCTGCCAGCGAGCGACGACCGCCAATTCGAGGACCAGGATCCGTTTCGACTTACGATGATCGTGCATCATATGTTTCCAGGGCCGACTCTCACGTCTCTAGAGCCAGATCGTACGCAAGTACAGCTGCGACTAGCGTGAGCATCTCTGGAGATATTGGTAGTCAGCTGCACGGTGGGTACTGTCATCCTTTGGCAAGATCGTGGCAGGCTGAGAGACAATTGACCAAG TCAATGCTTATCTACCCCCTATTCATTTCCGACATTGAAGACGAAGAAACCCTtattccctctcttcccgATCAACACCGCCGAGGAATCAACAAAGTTGTCCCATTTTTAGAACCTCTTGTTCGCAAGGGTTTGAGATCCGTTATCTTATTCGGTGTACCGATTGCGCCTAACGTCAAAGATGCTCTCGGAACAGCTGCCGACGACCCACAAGGTCCAGTCATTGCTACAATTCGACTCCTCCGTCAAAGATTCCCACAACTATTCATCGTTGCAGATGTCTGCCTTTGCGAATATACCTCCCACGGACATTGCGGTATCTTGAGAGACGATGGAAGTCTCAACAATCAGTTGTCCGTCGATCGTGTTTCAGATGTCGCAATCGCATATGCTCAGGCTGGTGCTCATTGTGTAGCTCCTTCAGATATGAACGATGGCCGCATTCGTGCGATCAAGCTTAAATTGATCGAGGAGGGTATTGCACACAGAGTTGTCTTGATGTCATATGCTGCCAAGTTCTCTGGTTGTCTGTATGGACCATTCCGTGACGCAGCTGGTTCTGTTCCTTCATTCGGAGACCGTAAATGTTACCAACTCCCACCGGGAGGTCGTGGTCTTGCTCGCAGAGCCATCGAAAGAGATATCGGTGAAGGTGCAGACATCATCATGGTCAAGCCAGCAAGTCAGTATCTCGATATTATCAGTGACGCAAAGGAGATCGGAAAGAATATGCCTGTTGCAGCATACCAAGTTAGTGGAGAGTTTGCAATGATACACGCTGGAGCAAAAGCTGGTGTTTTTGACTTGAAGACAATGGCGATTGAATCATCTGAGGGTATTTTGAGAGCTGGTGCGACTATCATCGTCAGCTATTTCACACCACAATTCCTTGACTGGCTTGAGTCATAG